A genomic window from Agreia sp. COWG includes:
- a CDS encoding sensor histidine kinase, with the protein MALTGSGQPRLLARTSRLVGLSFLAASVAALLVPGTANLDLLTVCLPLYALLAAGFIMIGRTRSLPWSGAIIIVGVVLIVLVSLPSLGGPTESTSSAVALLASGALPALVICNLDRPRRIAAMATGFVATLLAAVLTAHPDVTPFALATSVVMGWLVLVAATAWFTMSISRALARIQRLGRAHIAERQASETEAQRRQGARLLHDTVLATLTLLAHSGVGVSPDALRAQAAEDARLLRQLRLGGTPMPRSSGAYTLEATETSDLGHTLESVRQRFDRMGLSVSWHGAGRILLPSDVLDAFLLSLAECLENVRRHSGVSDAEVTITQDDTTVRAMVTDAGVGFDLALVDSARLGLAESVVARIRDVGGRTRLFSSPGSGTTVVLEVPKL; encoded by the coding sequence ATGGCGCTGACGGGCAGCGGCCAACCGCGTCTTCTGGCTCGCACGAGCCGACTGGTCGGACTGTCGTTCCTCGCGGCATCCGTCGCGGCTCTTCTCGTACCGGGCACGGCGAACCTCGACCTGCTCACGGTCTGCCTACCGCTGTATGCCCTCCTGGCCGCAGGATTCATCATGATCGGGCGCACGCGCTCGCTCCCCTGGTCCGGGGCCATCATCATCGTGGGCGTCGTGCTGATCGTCCTGGTCTCACTCCCCTCGCTCGGCGGGCCCACGGAATCGACCTCGAGTGCCGTGGCGCTTCTCGCCTCCGGTGCCCTCCCCGCTCTCGTCATCTGCAACCTCGACCGGCCGCGGCGTATCGCAGCCATGGCGACCGGCTTCGTGGCCACCCTGCTGGCGGCGGTCCTCACGGCTCACCCCGACGTGACCCCGTTCGCGCTGGCCACAAGTGTGGTGATGGGCTGGCTGGTGCTCGTGGCTGCCACCGCGTGGTTCACCATGAGCATCTCGCGTGCCCTTGCCCGAATCCAACGCCTCGGCAGGGCGCACATCGCGGAGCGTCAGGCCAGCGAGACCGAGGCGCAGCGCCGGCAGGGGGCGCGGCTGCTGCACGACACCGTCCTCGCCACCCTCACCCTGCTCGCTCACTCCGGCGTCGGGGTGAGCCCGGATGCGCTCCGCGCGCAGGCCGCGGAAGACGCGCGGCTGCTGAGGCAGCTGCGCCTCGGCGGCACGCCCATGCCGCGTTCCAGCGGCGCCTACACGCTAGAGGCGACGGAGACGAGCGACCTCGGTCACACTCTCGAATCCGTCAGGCAGCGTTTCGATCGCATGGGGCTGAGCGTGTCCTGGCACGGCGCCGGCCGCATCCTTCTGCCGAGCGATGTGCTCGACGCGTTCCTGCTGTCGCTCGCCGAGTGCCTCGAGAACGTCCGCCGGCACTCGGGCGTGAGCGACGCCGAGGTCACCATCACCCAGGACGACACCACGGTGCGGGCCATGGTGACCGACGCCGGTGTCGGATTCGATCTCGCTCTCGTGGACTCGGCAAGGCTCGGCCTCGCGGAATCCGTGGTCGCCCGCATCCGCGATGTCGGTGGGCGCACCCGCCTCTTCTCGTCACCGGGCTCAGGAACCACCGTCGTCCTCGAGGTGCCCAAGCTATGA
- a CDS encoding DNA-binding response regulator — protein sequence MLLGALTEWIRGAADDIDMVAAVTTWPDLLTHPQFPVDVVLLDLDLKDSLPISVKLRTLKTTGVKTVLMSTYSEPAVIREAIAAGALGYLVKSEEAGMIVEAIRAAHEGKPFISSELDLALSADEVGGAPKLSAQERRVMALYGGGEPVKQVAQALEISEETAKSYLKRIREKYRIAGIDVGTKVALRKRAIQDGYLVQVDFHRASEADLSG from the coding sequence ATGCTCCTCGGCGCCCTGACAGAGTGGATCAGGGGGGCCGCAGACGACATCGACATGGTCGCTGCGGTCACCACCTGGCCGGATCTGCTCACGCACCCGCAGTTTCCCGTCGACGTGGTGCTTCTCGACCTCGACCTGAAAGACTCGCTGCCGATCTCGGTGAAGCTGCGCACGTTGAAGACGACGGGCGTCAAGACCGTGCTCATGAGCACGTATTCCGAGCCCGCCGTCATCCGGGAGGCCATCGCGGCAGGAGCCCTCGGCTACCTCGTCAAGAGCGAGGAGGCCGGGATGATCGTCGAGGCGATTCGTGCCGCGCACGAGGGCAAGCCCTTCATCTCGAGCGAACTCGACCTTGCGCTGAGCGCCGACGAGGTAGGCGGGGCGCCCAAGCTCTCTGCCCAGGAGCGTCGGGTCATGGCTCTCTACGGGGGCGGCGAGCCCGTGAAGCAGGTCGCCCAGGCACTCGAGATCTCCGAAGAGACGGCGAAGTCTTACCTCAAGCGCATCCGAGAGAAATACCGTATCGCGGGAATCGACGTCGGCACAAAGGTCGCCCTGCGCAAACGCGCCATCCAAGACGGCTACCTCGTGCAGGTCGACTTTCACCGCGCGTCAGAGGCCGACCTCTCGGGCTGA
- a CDS encoding thiamine-binding protein, which translates to MLVAFSVAPSGGPAPDDSVHDAVAAAVAVVRASGLPNHTDSMFTTIEGEWDEVFAVIKEATDAVGAFGTRVSLVLKADIRPGYAGELENKVERLEKALARNE; encoded by the coding sequence ATGCTCGTCGCATTCTCCGTCGCACCCTCCGGCGGCCCGGCCCCGGACGACTCCGTGCACGATGCGGTGGCTGCCGCCGTGGCCGTCGTTCGGGCATCCGGCCTGCCGAATCACACCGATTCGATGTTCACCACGATCGAGGGCGAGTGGGACGAGGTCTTCGCCGTCATCAAAGAGGCCACCGATGCCGTGGGCGCGTTCGGCACGCGGGTCTCCCTTGTGCTGAAGGCGGACATCCGGCCGGGCTACGCGGGAGAGTTGGAGAACAAGGTCGAGCGTCTAGAGAAGGCCCTCGCCCGGAACGAATGA
- a CDS encoding glycosyltransferase 87 family protein: MRQWLVTISTRPAALWAVFLVVHLWLAYVGLTNPTLPWGDVTLQYRPWVERALGGDVVGVSEPWVYPLVALVPMIAAMVLGPELYGVGWFLVVLVTNAVVLAFLLARSGPGARLAPLKVTAAWWWLAFLLLLGPIALGRIDATTVAIAIIALLIAAKRPLVAGVLLAVATWIKVWPAVLIAVVVTVVRQRVKALVGFVASAVALGVLVLIAGSGANTFGFVSQQSSRGLQIEAPVSTPWMWLSLLDPSSSSVAYIRSINTFQVSGPGTELASAVMTPLLVIVSAAVLVLGALVVKSGARPARVLAPLSLAIVVGLLLFNKVGSPQFVLWLAAPVVLGVATSGRHFRVPALLVLGTAALTQIIYPFGYDALLASEPAMLLVLTVRNVLLAVIFVVAVLGLLRLRHGRVLFHPRERQKS; encoded by the coding sequence GTGCGACAGTGGCTGGTGACGATATCGACGAGGCCGGCCGCCCTGTGGGCCGTCTTCCTGGTCGTTCACCTGTGGCTGGCCTACGTGGGCCTGACCAACCCCACGCTGCCCTGGGGCGACGTCACGCTGCAGTACCGCCCCTGGGTGGAGCGTGCACTGGGCGGCGACGTCGTCGGCGTGTCGGAGCCCTGGGTGTATCCGCTGGTCGCGCTGGTGCCCATGATCGCGGCGATGGTGCTCGGCCCCGAACTCTACGGCGTCGGCTGGTTTCTCGTGGTTCTCGTGACGAACGCCGTCGTGCTCGCGTTCCTTCTGGCCCGGTCTGGCCCCGGTGCCAGGCTTGCTCCCCTCAAGGTGACGGCAGCGTGGTGGTGGCTTGCCTTTCTTCTCCTCCTCGGCCCGATCGCCCTCGGGCGTATCGATGCGACGACGGTCGCCATTGCGATCATCGCGCTGCTCATCGCTGCGAAGCGGCCCCTCGTCGCCGGAGTGCTGCTCGCGGTGGCGACCTGGATCAAGGTCTGGCCGGCGGTCCTCATCGCGGTGGTGGTCACCGTCGTCCGCCAGCGGGTCAAGGCCCTCGTGGGTTTTGTGGCCTCGGCAGTGGCGCTCGGGGTACTCGTGCTCATCGCGGGCAGCGGAGCGAACACGTTCGGTTTCGTCTCGCAGCAGTCGTCGAGGGGCCTGCAGATCGAGGCGCCGGTCAGCACACCGTGGATGTGGCTCTCTCTTCTCGATCCCAGCTCATCGTCGGTCGCCTACATTCGATCGATAAACACGTTCCAGGTGAGCGGCCCCGGCACCGAACTCGCCAGCGCGGTCATGACCCCGCTTCTCGTCATCGTCTCGGCCGCGGTGCTGGTTCTGGGTGCTCTCGTCGTGAAAAGCGGGGCGAGGCCCGCGCGCGTGCTTGCGCCCCTCAGCCTCGCGATCGTGGTGGGACTGCTGCTATTCAACAAGGTCGGCTCCCCGCAGTTCGTCCTCTGGCTCGCCGCCCCCGTGGTGCTGGGTGTCGCGACGAGCGGTCGGCACTTTCGCGTTCCCGCGCTTTTGGTGCTCGGCACGGCTGCGCTCACCCAGATCATCTACCCGTTCGGATACGACGCGCTCCTGGCCTCGGAGCCGGCGATGCTGCTCGTGTTGACGGTGCGCAACGTCTTGCTGGCCGTCATCTTCGTCGTTGCTGTGCTCGGACTCTTGCGGCTTCGACACGGCCGCGTCCTCTTCCACCCCAGAGAAAGGCAGAAATCCTGA
- a CDS encoding YceI family protein encodes MNKTLSVTIGVVASIIALGAMAAVAGPIIYDSATASPQARLPSVVPTVHESDPQAPPTSLSELSGQWTIDSGSSAGYTVGAVLNGSDVTVTGSTQHVAGTASVVDSMLEEATVVVDIGSISSDNANRDAYVRGQALDAADYPTAEFRLTSPVGLSDVLLKGTPTTVLANGTLTLHGVTHAVSVPLTATLANGHLTLTGMVPISFDDFDVSPIDLGFVTVEDSASINFSLTVAPR; translated from the coding sequence ATGAACAAGACCCTCAGTGTGACGATCGGCGTCGTTGCGTCGATCATCGCCCTGGGAGCCATGGCGGCGGTGGCGGGGCCGATCATCTACGACAGTGCAACCGCAAGCCCGCAGGCCCGACTTCCCAGCGTCGTCCCCACCGTGCATGAGTCAGACCCGCAGGCACCGCCGACCAGCCTCTCCGAGCTGAGCGGCCAGTGGACTATCGACAGCGGCTCGAGCGCCGGCTACACGGTGGGCGCCGTGCTGAACGGCTCCGACGTCACCGTCACGGGTTCGACTCAGCATGTGGCGGGAACGGCCTCCGTCGTCGATTCCATGCTCGAGGAGGCGACCGTCGTGGTCGACATCGGCAGCATCTCCTCAGACAACGCGAACCGCGATGCCTACGTGCGAGGCCAAGCGCTCGACGCCGCCGACTATCCCACGGCAGAATTCCGGCTGACTTCCCCGGTCGGCCTCAGTGACGTTCTGCTGAAGGGCACCCCCACGACGGTGCTCGCCAACGGAACGCTCACCCTGCACGGCGTGACACACGCCGTCAGCGTTCCCCTCACCGCGACACTCGCCAATGGCCACCTCACCCTCACCGGAATGGTGCCGATCTCCTTCGACGACTTCGACGTTTCTCCGATAGATCTCGGCTTCGTCACGGTCGAAGACAGCGCGTCCATCAACTTCTCCCTGACGGTGGCCCCACGCTAG
- a CDS encoding ADP/ATP-dependent (S)-NAD(P)H-hydrate dehydratase gives MSSQSENEPHEFTAGDARRVVRIPGPADDKYRRGVLGVQTGSSAYPGAAVLGVEAAVRTGVGMVRYLGDSAPTSLVLQRRPEVVTAQGRVQAWLLGSGMNTEERSGEVARRLDAAIAEQVPRVLDAGALDLAAHADRATIITPHAGELSSLWGDAGESVERSAIEADPTSWARRSAERFGVTVLVKGVRTIVASPGGACMSVTASSSWAATAGSGDVLGGILGALLATNAEHIDSYDGDGLASIAAAAAFLHQAAAARASAGGPISALDIAEAMPGTISELVRAELR, from the coding sequence ATGAGCAGTCAGAGCGAGAACGAACCCCACGAGTTCACCGCAGGGGACGCGCGTCGTGTGGTGCGCATTCCCGGCCCTGCCGACGACAAGTACCGCCGCGGCGTGCTCGGTGTGCAGACGGGTTCGTCGGCCTATCCGGGGGCGGCCGTGCTCGGCGTCGAGGCCGCGGTGCGCACCGGGGTCGGCATGGTGCGTTACCTGGGCGATTCAGCGCCGACCAGCCTGGTGCTGCAGCGTCGGCCGGAGGTGGTCACGGCGCAGGGGCGGGTCCAGGCATGGCTGCTCGGCTCCGGCATGAATACCGAGGAGCGATCCGGGGAGGTGGCGCGCCGTCTCGACGCGGCGATCGCGGAACAGGTGCCGCGGGTTCTGGATGCGGGGGCGCTCGACCTGGCCGCCCATGCCGACCGGGCGACGATCATCACTCCGCACGCGGGGGAGTTGAGCAGCCTGTGGGGTGACGCGGGGGAGAGCGTCGAGCGATCGGCCATCGAGGCGGATCCCACGAGCTGGGCTCGCCGCAGCGCAGAGCGCTTCGGCGTGACGGTGCTGGTGAAGGGGGTGCGCACGATCGTCGCTTCGCCAGGCGGAGCCTGCATGAGCGTGACCGCCTCGTCGAGCTGGGCCGCGACGGCGGGCTCAGGGGATGTGCTCGGCGGAATACTGGGGGCCCTCCTCGCGACGAATGCCGAGCACATCGACTCGTACGACGGCGACGGGCTCGCCTCGATCGCGGCTGCGGCAGCCTTTCTCCATCAGGCGGCAGCCGCGCGCGCATCGGCCGGTGGGCCGATCTCGGCCCTCGACATCGCAGAGGCCATGCCAGGCACCATCTCAGAACTCGTGAGGGCCGAGCTGCGGTGA
- a CDS encoding NADH:flavin oxidoreductase/NADH oxidase — protein sequence MTQTSLFSPMTIRDVEIRNRIWVAPMCQYSADDEDGMSTDWHLVHLGAFAQGGAGLIVTEATAVSPEGRISPQDLGIWNDEQAAGFSRITSFLRGLGATSGIQLAHAGRKASTFRPWASEKGSVAPDAGGWPTVAPSAIAFPGYATPAQLEPDEIEAIVGDFAAAARRAVDAGFDVLEIHAAHGYLVHQFLSPLSNTRTDSYGGSLQNRARLLLDIVRAVRATVADGVPLLVRFSATDWADGGWDEAQTAVVAGWAREAGADVFDISSGGNVTGVSIPVGAGYQVPLAEFVRSEAEVPVIAVGLITSPQQAAEVIDSGRADAVMLGREMLRHPHFVLRAAHELGVELDYWPAQYVRAQWPTS from the coding sequence GTGACCCAGACCTCTCTGTTCAGCCCCATGACCATCCGAGACGTAGAGATCCGCAACCGCATCTGGGTCGCTCCCATGTGCCAGTACTCGGCCGACGACGAAGACGGGATGTCGACGGACTGGCACCTCGTGCACCTCGGCGCGTTCGCCCAGGGCGGCGCGGGCCTGATCGTGACCGAGGCGACCGCGGTGAGCCCCGAGGGGCGCATCTCACCGCAAGACCTCGGCATCTGGAACGACGAGCAGGCCGCCGGGTTCAGCCGTATCACCAGTTTCCTCCGTGGACTCGGCGCGACGTCGGGCATCCAACTCGCCCATGCCGGTCGCAAAGCCTCCACCTTCCGGCCTTGGGCGTCCGAGAAGGGCTCGGTAGCACCGGATGCCGGGGGCTGGCCCACCGTCGCCCCCTCGGCCATCGCATTCCCCGGCTACGCGACGCCCGCGCAGCTCGAGCCCGACGAGATCGAGGCGATCGTCGGCGACTTCGCGGCGGCAGCTCGACGCGCGGTCGACGCCGGGTTCGACGTGCTCGAGATCCACGCCGCTCACGGCTACCTGGTGCACCAGTTCCTGTCTCCGCTCAGCAACACCCGCACCGACTCCTACGGCGGCAGCCTGCAGAACAGGGCGCGGCTTCTTCTCGACATCGTGCGCGCGGTGCGCGCGACGGTCGCAGACGGGGTGCCCCTTCTCGTGCGCTTCTCGGCGACAGACTGGGCCGACGGCGGCTGGGACGAGGCGCAGACCGCCGTCGTGGCCGGCTGGGCGCGCGAGGCAGGCGCCGACGTGTTCGACATCTCGAGCGGCGGCAATGTGACGGGCGTGAGCATCCCCGTGGGCGCCGGCTACCAGGTGCCGCTCGCCGAGTTCGTGCGCAGCGAGGCAGAGGTCCCCGTGATCGCCGTCGGCCTCATCACCTCGCCGCAGCAGGCGGCCGAGGTCATCGACTCCGGTCGGGCCGACGCCGTGATGCTCGGCCGCGAGATGCTCCGCCATCCGCACTTCGTTCTGCGGGCCGCCCACGAACTGGGCGTCGAGCTCGACTACTGGCCAGCGCAATACGTTCGAGCGCAGTGGCCGACGAGTTGA
- a CDS encoding hemolysin family protein, whose translation MGIVWLVVLLGANAFFVGAEFAVISARRSQIEPLAEQGKQSAKTALWAMENATLMLAMCQLGITVCSLLILNVSEPAIHHLLELPLALTGLPEEVIGTIAFVIALLVVSFLHVVFGEMVPKNLSFSLPDRAVLLLAPPLVWIARIFRFVIVALNSTANGILRLFGVEPKDEAASAFTLDEVSTIVSQSTREGVLSDRTGALTAAFEFTSKTVKDVAVPLSSLVSLSDHVTPAEIEHAVAKHGFSRYIVVDEEGRPDGYLHLKDVLDLDGEQVDRPVPAKRIRQLVSMYEGTELEDALASMRRTNAHLARTFSESGLTTGVLFLEDIIEELVGEVQDATRRI comes from the coding sequence ATGGGTATCGTCTGGCTTGTCGTACTGCTCGGTGCGAACGCCTTCTTCGTCGGCGCGGAGTTCGCCGTGATCTCCGCTCGCCGCTCGCAGATCGAGCCGCTCGCTGAGCAGGGAAAGCAGAGCGCGAAGACGGCGCTGTGGGCAATGGAGAACGCCACGCTCATGCTGGCCATGTGCCAGCTGGGCATCACGGTGTGCTCGCTGCTGATCCTCAACGTGTCCGAGCCCGCCATTCACCACCTGCTCGAGCTGCCCCTGGCGCTCACCGGCCTTCCCGAAGAAGTGATCGGCACGATCGCGTTCGTGATCGCGCTGTTAGTGGTCTCGTTCTTGCACGTGGTCTTCGGAGAGATGGTTCCGAAGAACCTCTCGTTCTCGCTGCCCGATCGCGCCGTTCTGCTGCTCGCGCCGCCGCTCGTCTGGATCGCGCGCATCTTCCGTTTCGTGATCGTGGCCCTGAACTCGACGGCCAACGGCATCTTGCGGCTCTTCGGCGTCGAGCCGAAAGACGAGGCGGCGAGCGCCTTCACCCTCGACGAGGTGTCGACCATCGTGTCGCAATCGACCCGAGAGGGTGTGCTGAGCGACCGCACGGGCGCCCTCACCGCAGCCTTCGAGTTCACGTCGAAGACCGTGAAAGATGTGGCCGTGCCGCTCTCGTCGCTCGTGAGTCTCTCTGATCATGTGACCCCGGCCGAGATCGAGCACGCCGTGGCGAAGCATGGATTCTCGCGCTACATCGTGGTGGACGAGGAAGGCCGCCCCGATGGGTATCTGCATCTGAAAGATGTGCTCGACCTCGATGGTGAGCAGGTCGACAGGCCCGTACCCGCGAAGCGGATCCGCCAGCTCGTCTCCATGTACGAGGGAACGGAGCTGGAGGACGCGCTGGCCAGCATGCGCCGGACGAACGCGCACCTCGCCCGCACCTTCTCGGAGTCCGGACTGACGACGGGTGTGCTCTTTCTCGAGGACATCATCGAGGAGCTCGTCGGCGAGGTTCAGGACGCGACGAGGCGTATCTGA
- a CDS encoding hemolysin family protein: MLSDWLMFGVGVILTLGTGIFVASEFALVNLDRNDLEARRDRGDTGLGSTISALKITSTHLSSAQLGITLTTLLTGYTMEPAISNLLRAPLAGVGIPEAIVPGISATVAIVFATLLSMIVGELVPKSFALALPLQTAKLVIPFQSLFTMVFKPAVSLLNNSANGLLRAIGIEPKEELSGARTAEELSSLVRRSALQGSLDVDTATLLNRTLLFAGHDASDAMTPRPRIASVKRTDSADDVIALSRSTGHSRFPVLDDDIDDIVGVVHVKQAVSVPRARRADVPAAALASDVIRVPETMKLDSLLGELRGRGYQMAIVVDEYGGTAGVVTLEDLVEELVGELDDEHDRSRAGVVKTLNSVSFPGILRPDELADRAGISVPDDGPYETVAGYMMSQLGRLPAVGDTVELPTGQLAVVRLEGRRIDRIRFTPAVTEDAAPPTAVAQHEVDPAKVSAATNSAAENNETTNEVSDRG, from the coding sequence ATGCTGTCTGACTGGCTCATGTTCGGCGTGGGGGTGATCCTCACCCTCGGTACGGGCATCTTCGTGGCCAGCGAGTTCGCGCTGGTCAACCTCGATCGAAACGATCTCGAGGCTCGCAGGGATCGCGGCGACACCGGCCTTGGCTCCACGATCTCCGCGTTGAAGATCACGTCGACTCACCTTTCGAGCGCGCAATTGGGCATCACCCTCACGACGCTGCTCACGGGGTACACGATGGAGCCCGCGATCTCCAACCTGCTTCGGGCGCCGCTGGCCGGAGTCGGCATTCCCGAGGCCATCGTGCCCGGCATCTCGGCGACGGTGGCGATCGTCTTCGCCACGCTGCTGTCCATGATCGTGGGCGAGCTCGTTCCGAAGAGCTTCGCCCTCGCGCTTCCGCTGCAGACCGCGAAGCTGGTCATTCCGTTCCAGAGTCTTTTCACCATGGTGTTCAAACCGGCGGTCAGTCTCTTGAACAACAGTGCGAACGGGCTGCTGCGGGCCATCGGGATCGAGCCCAAAGAGGAGCTGTCCGGGGCTCGCACGGCCGAGGAGCTCTCGTCGCTGGTACGTCGTTCGGCGCTGCAGGGCAGCCTCGATGTCGACACTGCGACGCTGCTGAATCGCACGCTGCTGTTCGCGGGCCACGACGCGTCAGATGCGATGACGCCCCGCCCACGCATCGCCAGTGTCAAGCGCACGGACAGTGCCGACGACGTGATCGCGCTCAGCCGATCGACCGGCCATAGTCGTTTTCCGGTGCTCGATGACGACATCGACGACATCGTGGGCGTGGTGCACGTCAAGCAGGCCGTCTCGGTTCCTCGCGCACGTCGCGCCGACGTGCCCGCGGCGGCTCTCGCCTCCGATGTCATCAGGGTGCCCGAGACCATGAAGCTCGACTCTCTTCTCGGCGAGCTGCGCGGGCGCGGCTACCAGATGGCCATCGTGGTCGACGAATACGGCGGAACCGCGGGAGTCGTCACCTTGGAAGACCTGGTCGAGGAACTGGTTGGTGAGCTCGACGACGAGCACGACCGTTCGCGGGCCGGCGTCGTCAAGACGCTGAACTCCGTCTCCTTCCCGGGGATACTGCGGCCAGACGAGCTCGCTGATCGCGCCGGCATCAGCGTTCCCGACGACGGGCCCTATGAGACCGTGGCGGGGTACATGATGAGCCAACTCGGACGCCTCCCCGCCGTGGGCGACACGGTGGAGCTCCCGACGGGGCAGCTCGCGGTGGTTCGCCTCGAGGGTCGGCGCATCGACCGCATCCGGTTCACCCCGGCCGTGACGGAAGACGCGGCACCCCCGACGGCCGTGGCGCAGCACGAGGTCGACCCGGCGAAGGTCAGCGCGGCCACGAACAGCGCAGCCGAGAACAACGAGACGACGAACGAGGTGAGCGACCGTGGCTGA
- a CDS encoding GuaB1 family IMP dehydrogenase-related protein — translation MEFYHATASHDLTYSDVFLVPSRSNITSRLDVSLAPGDGTGATIPIVSANMNSVTGPRISASLARRGGLGVLPQDMHLQDLDAAIRWVKAQPVAFDTPFDFAPQDTVADALLQVPAVEGHGIVIHDSSGSYLGCIAASRLASALPDALLGDLLHGPLTALSADDIDSPREAFDAMAEAGLDFAPVMRHGAVIGTLSRTSALRSTLYMPALDAHGRLRVAAAVGINGDVASKARALASAGVDVLVIDTAHGHQEGMLRAIEAVAALDLGLPIVAGNVVTAEAVGDLVGAGATILKVGVGPGAMCTTRMMTAVGRPQFSAVLETAEAARALGAHVWADGGVRYPRDVALALAAGASSVMIGSWFAGTIEAPGTLNTDATGRLYKESWGMASTKAVKDRFGKLDAYELARKTLFAEGISSSKIYLDPLRPSVEDLLDMITSGVRSSFTYAGASDVAEFHDRALVGIQSAAGYEEGKALPVSW, via the coding sequence ATGGAGTTCTATCACGCCACGGCGAGCCACGACCTGACCTATTCCGACGTCTTCCTGGTGCCCAGCCGGTCGAACATCACCAGCAGGCTCGACGTCTCGCTCGCGCCGGGCGACGGAACGGGAGCCACGATTCCGATCGTGAGCGCCAACATGAACTCCGTCACGGGCCCGCGTATCTCGGCCAGCCTGGCTCGCCGTGGAGGCCTCGGGGTGCTTCCCCAAGACATGCACCTGCAAGACCTCGACGCCGCGATCCGCTGGGTGAAGGCTCAGCCCGTCGCGTTCGACACCCCCTTCGACTTCGCACCGCAGGACACGGTGGCCGACGCCCTTCTGCAGGTTCCCGCCGTCGAAGGCCACGGCATCGTCATCCACGACTCGTCCGGTTCTTATCTCGGCTGCATCGCCGCCTCGAGACTCGCCTCGGCCCTTCCCGACGCGCTTCTCGGCGACCTTCTGCACGGCCCGCTGACGGCCCTCTCCGCTGACGACATCGACTCGCCCCGTGAGGCGTTCGACGCCATGGCGGAGGCGGGCCTCGACTTCGCTCCGGTCATGCGCCACGGCGCGGTCATCGGCACCCTGAGTCGCACGAGTGCGCTGCGCTCCACCCTGTACATGCCCGCCCTGGATGCGCACGGCCGGCTTCGGGTCGCCGCAGCCGTCGGCATCAACGGCGACGTCGCATCCAAGGCTCGCGCCCTGGCGTCGGCCGGCGTCGACGTTCTCGTGATCGATACGGCGCACGGACACCAGGAGGGCATGCTGCGGGCCATCGAGGCCGTGGCCGCGCTCGATCTGGGACTGCCCATCGTCGCCGGCAACGTGGTCACCGCCGAGGCGGTCGGCGACCTCGTGGGTGCGGGGGCAACCATCCTCAAGGTGGGCGTCGGTCCGGGAGCCATGTGCACGACGCGCATGATGACCGCGGTCGGCCGGCCGCAGTTCTCCGCCGTGCTGGAGACCGCAGAGGCGGCTCGCGCCCTCGGCGCCCACGTGTGGGCCGACGGGGGAGTGCGCTACCCGCGCGACGTGGCGCTCGCCCTCGCCGCTGGCGCCTCCTCGGTCATGATCGGCTCGTGGTTCGCGGGCACCATCGAGGCACCGGGCACGTTGAATACAGACGCGACGGGACGACTGTACAAAGAGAGCTGGGGCATGGCCTCGACGAAGGCGGTCAAAGACCGGTTCGGCAAACTGGATGCCTACGAGCTCGCGCGCAAGACGCTGTTCGCCGAGGGGATCTCGTCGTCGAAGATCTACCTCGACCCGCTGCGGCCTTCGGTCGAGGACCTGCTCGACATGATCACCTCCGGCGTGCGCAGCTCGTTCACCTACGCCGGAGCATCCGATGTGGCCGAGTTCCACGATCGAGCCCTGGTGGGCATCCAGTCTGCGGCCGGTTACGAAGAAGGCAAGGCGCTCCCCGTCAGCTGGTAG